The region TGGCGATCGGCGCTGCGCGCATGATCACCGGTCGGGTGGCTGCGAGCATGATCGCCCACGCCACGAACAACTTTCTGCCTGCATTGCTGTTGTTCGCCGTCGCCGGGTGAATATCGCTGCCGTCCGCCGCGCGGGCGACGGTAACCTGGCGGCTCCGCCGGTGTCCGCACGTCGACATCGCCAGGCAAGTGGCCGCCTAGCGGCACCACGGAGGCGCCCGTGAACGTACCGCAAAAGCCAGATCGCGCCGGGAACGCGCCGCTGCCGCCCAACCCGCCGGAACCCGCACTGGGCCGGACCCATCGCTGGGGGCTCGGCGCGTTCTTCTTCGCGCAGGCGATCTTCGTGCTGGTTTCGGTGACGCTGGCCGCCGCGCTGGGCAGCCCGGACGGCATGGCGATGGTCCTGATGCTGGTGCTGCCGACCGTGCTGGCCGGCGCGGTGGCGGTGGTCATCACCCTGGTGCGCGGCAACGGCCCGCGGCTCGACTTCGGCCTCGAATGGCACTGGTCGGACGTCACCACCGGCCTGGCGATCGGGGGTATCGGCCTGGTCACGACGACCATCGCCTCGATGCTGTGGATCCGCTGGATGGGGCCGGGAGATGGGCAGTCCACTGTGAGCAGCCTGCTCGACGGCGTGCAGTTGCCGCCGGCGCTGGCGGTGGTGATCTTCCTGCACATCTGGTTGGTGGCGCCGCTGTGCGAGGAATTGCTCTACCGCGGGCTGCTCTGGGGCGCGATGGAACGGCTCCGGTGGAGCCAGCTGAACGTGTTCGTGCTCAGCACCGCGGTGTTCGCGATCGGTCACTTGGAGCCGAACCGAACCGCTCTGCTGCTGGTGATCGCCATCCCGATCGGCGTGGCCCGGATGGTGACCGGAAGGCTGACCGCGAGCGTGGTCGCGCACCAGGTGAACAACTTCCTGCCGGCGCTGGGGTTGTTGCTGATCTCCCTGGGGTTGCTACCGACCTGAGCCCGGCGGGCGAACCGGCCCCGCAAGCTTTCGGGGTTCGCGGTATCTGGCAGAATGGGATGCTGTTCGCCGCGAGGGGTCCCTCTCACCGCTC is a window of Saccharopolyspora phatthalungensis DNA encoding:
- a CDS encoding CPBP family intramembrane glutamic endopeptidase codes for the protein MNVPQKPDRAGNAPLPPNPPEPALGRTHRWGLGAFFFAQAIFVLVSVTLAAALGSPDGMAMVLMLVLPTVLAGAVAVVITLVRGNGPRLDFGLEWHWSDVTTGLAIGGIGLVTTTIASMLWIRWMGPGDGQSTVSSLLDGVQLPPALAVVIFLHIWLVAPLCEELLYRGLLWGAMERLRWSQLNVFVLSTAVFAIGHLEPNRTALLLVIAIPIGVARMVTGRLTASVVAHQVNNFLPALGLLLISLGLLPT